The sequence below is a genomic window from Scophthalmus maximus strain ysfricsl-2021 chromosome 19, ASM2237912v1, whole genome shotgun sequence.
GCTCCGACATTTAGGATGACGCAGAGAGCCGggctctttcctcctctcacagaagccatatactgtatatcacagcTCCGCCTACTGTTAGTTGTTCCCTCCTCCCCGACACACAGTACTTCACTTTATGTTGGACCTCACACGTCTCCACTCTCACACAGTATCGATTTTCTCAATCTGAAGTGAAATCAGTGAAGAAACCAAAGTTCTAGCTCTCTGACAAATGTTAAATGATCTACAAAAAATTCcccctatattttttttgtaatttatttattttgcacacttgcaacaaaatgtttgcatttttttaatctcctcagTATTGCTACTGCATTAGAAAGATGCAATAGATATACAGTGCTGTGTTGCCCTCAACTGACTTGTATTATGATGTCCGCTCGGACACGTTCTCTGTCTAAATACAATTTAATCAAAGTATCATCGATTGGATTATTTATCTAGATCTATTTATCACTTGTATTAATTTCAGCTCTGGCACAGTTAACATGCCTGTCGTAAGGAATCAAGACCATGATATGAATGTGATTAGAATGTATGTCTGTCTTAAagcttttctttcattttcttttcattggcAAACATTTTACTAATTCTAATTTGCTCTTTTCCATTACTAACAGACAAGCtctatttattcataaaataaaGCAGTGTGTGTTTAGCAACACCTGTATGCCGTTGTTAAATATTTACCCACATGATTTTCATGTATTTAAAGTCTTAATAAATCTTCTTGTATAAAATAAGTCGTCCTATACTGAGTCTCTGTGCCTCATCCAACCCGTCACTCTCAAAtagtcaaattgtttttttcatagattccaatgttccttttaaaaataatttaaaatggcATAAAACACCAACTCTGAAATTCCTGTACATACCCCTGGCTTAAACTAAACTATTGTAACCTACACACTGTGAAAAAGCTGAAGGTTAATCCTTGACCTTTCATCAAATTAGCCACCTCTCTGAGGGGTTTCAGTTTCCATAGATCTGTGGATGATAAGGTCAGACAAAGCTCCTTGGTTTGAGAGGGTGAATTCCTTCAGCTTCTGCAAGCCTACTTTCTTCAAGTCATAGGTTGTTGTACGTGGCTGTTGTATAAATTGCTTTGCATCTAACAACTTGTAATACTTTTTAGgctttttttcaccattttattttgaagttatAGTACATTTTAATCACAGCATTAAGGAAGGCTGAGGCActagattttgttttcagtgagcTGCCGTTGGAATATCTTTAGAGACCTACAGGGGAATTCATTAAGTGTTGGAAGAACCACTGCCGAGAGCACAAAGTGCCATTCATCGTCCAGATACCTGAGACACTTGGCAAATCAAAACCTGCGCCTTTGATTTCATGAGAGTGGTAAAGGTCTAAACTGAAACAACGTTTGTCTCATCAGTGACATTCAGCTGAAATAATTCCAACGTTGAAAGATGACAGAAACAGGCCATTATAGTCATGCCTGAGATAaagttttattcttcttctttttgtgtgcacCTGCCATACCAAGCTTTCTGGTGTGTCGTTCATTTGCttttgtcaacacacacacacacacacacacacacacacacacacacacagccccaaAAGCCAGTTGGACATATCCAGTTTCATGTAAAAACAGAGTTTGTTGTTCACTGATGGCATTggacactgaaacaaaacagtatGTCTGTTGTCATGCCTCTCTGCGTGTCATGCCTCTCTGCGTATCTCCCACTTACCTTGCTGCATTTTATTAAGGAGGTTGAATAAGTGGGCTGTCCAGGTTGGTCCTGCTACCTCAGCAGGTGGGACGGGCTACTGAGCCACTCTGGATCTCCCATCCTGTAACAAAGACCTGCACAGCTGAATCAAAGCACAGTGTCCACACGCAGAGCCAGAGGATGGTTTTTCTAACAACCAAAATAATGCAAAGGACTGCTCTCTTTGTGACGTTCGGGGGTTTAGTCACTTCTCTGATTACCACCTTCCTTCCCCTGTGGAAGACGATGAACTCTGACCTGAACGAGGTGGAGAACTGGTACTCCGGGCTCTGGCACACCTGTCTCTACACAGAGGAGGTGGGAATTCAGTGTAAGGCCTACGAGTCCGGCCTGGGACTCCCGATGGACCTGCAGATCTCCAGGGTGCTCATGTCAGTGTCCATAGGAACTGGAGGCCTAGCTGTGTTGGCTGCTTTCCCAGGTCTGCAAGGGGTTGAGGTGTGTGTCGGACAGCCTGGTCGAAAGAGAGGGCTCCTCATCCTCGGCGGGGTGCTGTCCTGGGTGTCGGGCCTCACCACGCTGGCTCCTGTCTCTTATGTGGCCTACACGACAGTGGTGGAATTCTGGGACGAGGGATTTCCTGATGTCATGCCACGCTGGGAGTACGGGGAGGCAATGTTCTCTGGATGGTTTGGGGGTTTTGCTCTGGTCATTGGAGGGACCCTGTTCTTAGTAGCTGTGTGCATGGGAGACCACGACCAGCGGCCGCCGAGTGCCCAGAACAGAAGGCGGGTGAAGCACAGGACTCAGCACTACTTGAAGACAGAGGTTTTATAGATGTTATTTTTCAGATGCTTGCTGTCTGCACTGTCATGCACTTCATCTGGACGCCTGTCAGCCTGTGCATTTGACTGATGAGATCGAGACATTGATTGTGAACTCTTTCGAAAGCTCTGACAAGAAAAGCATTTCAGACGGGAGTAACGGCTGTATTAATGATGCAACTGTGATGAGAATTGAAAAGTTTTCACAAACTATTAAAGTAATGTGAAATAATAAGCGACTGCATTCGTTCTTATTCCTCTAACCTCTTATACACTAGGCCCTTTCTCTCAGGACCCTCTAGAAATCCAcagcacaacatctgaacattaccTGTACCTCACTGCATGCTATTAAaatgaagcagagcaaagttagaGACTTTAGTGGGACATGGTTTGGCACAATTTGCCACCATCCGTGCCATTTGAGGTTTCTCATGGTTAAACTCAACTGATTGCACCATAAAacttttccttaaaaaaaaaggagaaacacgATGAgtcaaaaaaaagtatttgttcaGTAAAGGTATAACCCATCACCTTCATTAACATGAGGTGCATTCCAGTGCCGCAGCTCTCCTGTGTTGAATTTcgcttgggggggggggggggggacttggcACTGACAGCCTTTTTCTTAATGCACAGTTTGGCTCTGCTGGTGATTagtttttgaaacatttttgtcagtttatttgGAAATGACACAAACTAAATGAGTTTGAGATCCGCTGATGTCACATCACGCCGTGTTTAGTTTGTGTTCAATATGCCTGTTTTCTTAAATGGCACTGTGGAAAACATGTCAACTTATTGACTGCTGACATTAACAATGTGGCAAGCTATTGATTTGCTATTTTAGTCTTTTGTGACAAATTTGCTTTTATCTCACTTAGGTTTTGTTCACTGTAGCTCTCTCTGGCCCCTGCAGAATAGAGTCCCGCTGTAATCTAATTCAACTGAAAGATCAGTGTCACAGGGCGTCATTCTCCCTGCACACAGAGAGTTGTACTTGTACACACCGCCCTCCCCTGGCTGTGCTTGAGCACACGCAGAGAgcaacataaacacactgacactggaGCACACGTGCACATGTCAGCTGTCAGTACAAGTACGACTTCTCCATGTGGCCAGTGGAAGTCTCTTTCGTCTGATGAATGGGAATTGTTTTTGTATCTCTTTTTCCCTGTAACGATTTTCAGTGCTGCATCCTAATCAACCTGTGTCATCATTTCTAAAGACATTAATCTGAGATTGTGAGATGAATTACCTTGT
It includes:
- the cldn26 gene encoding putative claudin-24, which codes for MVFLTTKIMQRTALFVTFGGLVTSLITTFLPLWKTMNSDLNEVENWYSGLWHTCLYTEEVGIQCKAYESGLGLPMDLQISRVLMSVSIGTGGLAVLAAFPGLQGVEVCVGQPGRKRGLLILGGVLSWVSGLTTLAPVSYVAYTTVVEFWDEGFPDVMPRWEYGEAMFSGWFGGFALVIGGTLFLVAVCMGDHDQRPPSAQNRRRVKHRTQHYLKTEVL